In the genome of Roseovarius sp. Pro17, the window CAATGCGCCCATGTCGAACAATGTGAGGCGGTCGACCTGACCGGACGCGTCAAAGAGGACCGTCTCGTATACTGCATGGTCGATCTGCGCTGAATGGCCGTTCAGCACCACGAAGGTCAGCGTGCAGGCGCCATCATTCGTCTTGGCCGCGTTCAGTTCGATAGAGACAACCTCGCCGATCTCATTCTCGGCCATGGCTGGAAGGGCCGCGAGCAGGGCGAGGGATGTCAGAATATACCTAAGCGCCATGAGTATCTCCTTGCCGCGATCACGCTCTTTTCAGCATACCCCGCACAGCAAGGCAACGTTTGATAATTCCTCTCAGAATACCACCGCCGCCCTAGGCCTTGGCCCGCGCGCCGGTGGGATCATACATCGGACGAAGGCTGGCGTCGGCCTGTACGCGGGTTCCGGCGACATCGATCTCATAGGTCGAAGCCAGCAGTTCCTCGGCGCTTTCCCCTTTGCACGGAACGTATCCCATGCCCATCGCGCCGCCCAGATGATGGCCATAAGATCCCGAGCTAAGATAGCCGACGATCTCACCGTCGCGCAGCACCGGTTCGTTATGATAAAGCAGCGGCTGGGGATCAGTCAGGCGGAATTGCACCATGCGATTGGCCAGACCCTCTTCGCGCTTGCGCAGAACAGCGTCGCGCCCGATGAAATCCGGCTTGGCCGTCTTGACCGCAAAGCCCAGCCCAGCCTCCAGCACGTGATCCTCGCAGGTGATGTCATGCCCGAAATGGCGAAAGCCCTTTTCGATGCGGCAGCTATCCATAGCGTGCATCCCGCAGAGGGTCATGCCATGCGCCTGCCCTGCCTCGTGCAGGACCTCGAACGCGTGGCCAGCCATGTCGGCGCTGACATAAACCTCCCATCCCAGTTCGCCCACATAGCTCACGCGGTGAACGCGGGCGAGGCCCATGCCCAGCTCAATCTCTTGGGCTGTGCCGAACGGATTTACCTCGTTGCCAAAGTCCGCGGGCGATACCGCCTGCAACACCTCGCGCGCCTTTGGACCCATGACGGCCAGCACGCCCTCGCCTGCGGTCACATCAGTGATGATGGCGTTGAAATCGCCCTTATGCCGCTCCAGCCATGTCTGATCGGCCAGCCGAGTGGCGGCGGGGGTGACGACCAGATAGGCGGTTTCCGACAGGCGGGTGACAGTCACATCCGCCTCGATGCCGCCGCGCGAATTCAGGAATTGCGTATAGACAATGCGACCCACCGGGACCGAGAAATCGCCGCCTCCGATATGGTTCAGGAACGCCTCGGCGTCGGGGCCTTCGACGCGCAGCTTGCCAAAGGATGACATGTCATACATGCCAACACCCGTGCGGATCGCACGGTGTTCGGCGGCGGCGTTGTCGAACCAGTTCTGACGTTTCCAGCTATAGTGATACGCGCGCTCCTGCCCCTCATTGGCGAACCAGTTTGCACGCTCCCATCCTGCCGCCTCACCCATGACCGCGCCATGCTGGATCAAGTGGTGGTGAAAGGGCGTGCGCCTGATACCGCGCGCTGTGGCCTTTTGGCGGTAGGGGTAGTGATCGGCATAGAGCAGGCCCAGAGTTTCCTTGGACCGTTCGAACAGATAGGTCTTGTTCCCCTGAAACGGCTGCATCCGCGCGATATCGACATCGCCCAGATCAAATGGCTTTTCCCCG includes:
- a CDS encoding FAD-dependent oxidoreductase, which codes for MDLPSSARVVIIGGGVVGCSVAYHLAKLGWSDVVLLERKQLTSGTTWHAAGLIGQLRASSNMTKLARYSAELYTGLEAETGVATGFRQVGSISAALTGERLEELHRQAAMARAFGVPVDELSPEDIKTRYPHLNIDGVTGGVWLPTDGQADPANIALALAKGARQHGARIQERVRVSGIARTGRRVTGVDWASDDGTAQGHIKADMIVNCAGMWGHEVGRMAGINVPLHACEHFYIVTEAIKGLTQLPVLRVPDECAYYKEDAGKMLLGAFEPNSKPWGMDGIPETFEFDQLPEDFDHFEPILEAACNRLPMLADAGIHTFFNGPESFTPDDAYHLGLAPEMDNVWVACGFNSIGIQSAGGAGHALSQWMDSGEKPFDLGDVDIARMQPFQGNKTYLFERSKETLGLLYADHYPYRQKATARGIRRTPFHHHLIQHGAVMGEAAGWERANWFANEGQERAYHYSWKRQNWFDNAAAEHRAIRTGVGMYDMSSFGKLRVEGPDAEAFLNHIGGGDFSVPVGRIVYTQFLNSRGGIEADVTVTRLSETAYLVVTPAATRLADQTWLERHKGDFNAIITDVTAGEGVLAVMGPKAREVLQAVSPADFGNEVNPFGTAQEIELGMGLARVHRVSYVGELGWEVYVSADMAGHAFEVLHEAGQAHGMTLCGMHAMDSCRIEKGFRHFGHDITCEDHVLEAGLGFAVKTAKPDFIGRDAVLRKREEGLANRMVQFRLTDPQPLLYHNEPVLRDGEIVGYLSSGSYGHHLGGAMGMGYVPCKGESAEELLASTYEIDVAGTRVQADASLRPMYDPTGARAKA